In Salinibacterium sp. ZJ70, one DNA window encodes the following:
- the panC gene encoding pantoate--beta-alanine ligase, which yields MTVNLPEVVTTIAELRTRIEGARVALVPTMGALHDGHMALVDQARELADIVVVSIFVNPLQFGPTEDLDRYPRDLDADVQLLARHGAHIVFAPPVSEMYPDGAPQTFVRGGPVAELFEGSSRPGHFDGMLTVVSKLFHIVQPAVGVFGQKDAQQLFLIQRMVRDLDMPLAIEPVETVREADGLARSSRNRYLSVEERAAAPLLHTALAAAASAGDRGIDAVLAAAQSVLMGEQLIEVDYLSVVDPRTFQQVSDDYRGPARALIAARVGSTRLIDNEALYLN from the coding sequence ATGACCGTGAACCTCCCCGAGGTCGTGACCACGATCGCCGAACTCCGCACCCGCATCGAAGGGGCGCGCGTCGCCCTCGTCCCCACCATGGGAGCCCTGCACGACGGGCACATGGCGCTCGTCGATCAGGCGCGCGAGCTCGCGGACATCGTGGTCGTGTCGATCTTCGTCAACCCGCTGCAGTTCGGCCCCACCGAGGATCTCGACCGCTACCCGCGCGACCTCGACGCCGACGTGCAGCTGCTCGCGCGCCACGGCGCCCACATCGTCTTCGCGCCCCCGGTCTCCGAGATGTATCCGGATGGCGCCCCGCAGACGTTCGTGCGCGGCGGCCCCGTCGCCGAGCTGTTCGAAGGCAGCTCCCGCCCCGGCCACTTCGACGGAATGCTGACCGTGGTCTCGAAGCTCTTCCACATCGTGCAGCCCGCCGTCGGCGTGTTCGGGCAGAAGGACGCCCAGCAGCTGTTCCTCATCCAGCGCATGGTGCGCGACCTCGACATGCCGCTCGCCATCGAACCGGTCGAGACGGTGCGCGAGGCCGACGGCCTCGCCCGGTCGAGCCGCAACCGCTACCTGAGCGTTGAGGAGCGGGCCGCTGCTCCCCTGCTGCACACGGCCCTCGCCGCCGCCGCATCCGCAGGCGATCGGGGCATCGATGCGGTGCTCGCCGCCGCCCAGTCGGTGCTCATGGGGGAACAGCTCATCGAGGTCGATTACCTTAGTGTGGTCGACCCTCGCACCTTCCAGCAGGTGTCCGACGACTACCGCGGGCCCGCACGCGCGCTCATCGCCGCGCGCGTCGGATCCACCCGTCTCATCGACAACGAAGCCCTCTACCTGAACTGA
- the lysS gene encoding lysine--tRNA ligase translates to MTEQNAPESELTGEEIAEQKAVRLAKRERLIAEGDGAYPVTLPITHTIPEVRAQWGDLEPDAATGVQVGVAGRVVHLRNTGKLCFAALQSGDGTRIQAMVSLAEVGEESLQRWKELVDLGDHLFVAGEVISSRRGELSIMASDWKIASKAVLPLPNLHSELSEETRVRQRYLDLIVREQARNTVVARAKTVASLRATFADHGFLEVETPMLQTMHGGAAARPFVTHSNAFDTELFLRIAPELFLKRAAVGGIDHVFEINRNFRNEGSDSTHSPEFAMLEAYQAYGDYTTIADLTQELIQNAATAVSGSHVVTWADGTEFDLGGDWARISMYDSLSEKAGVAITPETSLDELKALADKEGVEVKLPTHGKYVEELWEHFVKGELERPTFVMDFPVDTSPLVRDHRTIPGVVEKWDLYVRGFELATGYSELVDPVIQRERFVEQAKLAARGDDEAMRLDEEFLTAMEHGMPPMGGMGMGIDRLLMAITGLGIRETILFPLVK, encoded by the coding sequence GTGACCGAGCAGAACGCGCCCGAATCCGAACTGACCGGCGAGGAGATCGCCGAGCAGAAGGCCGTCCGTCTCGCCAAGCGCGAGCGCCTCATCGCCGAGGGCGACGGTGCGTACCCGGTGACGCTGCCGATCACGCACACCATCCCCGAGGTGCGTGCGCAGTGGGGCGACCTCGAGCCGGATGCCGCCACAGGCGTGCAGGTGGGTGTCGCGGGTCGCGTCGTGCACCTGCGCAACACCGGCAAGCTCTGCTTCGCCGCACTGCAGTCGGGTGACGGCACCCGCATCCAGGCGATGGTGTCGCTCGCCGAGGTGGGCGAGGAGTCGCTGCAGCGCTGGAAGGAGCTCGTCGACCTCGGCGATCACCTGTTCGTCGCGGGCGAGGTCATCTCGTCGCGCCGCGGTGAGCTGTCGATCATGGCGAGCGACTGGAAGATCGCCTCCAAGGCCGTGCTGCCGCTGCCGAACCTGCACTCGGAGCTCTCCGAGGAGACCCGCGTGCGCCAGCGCTACCTCGACCTCATCGTGCGCGAGCAGGCTCGCAACACGGTCGTCGCGCGTGCCAAGACGGTGGCGAGCCTGCGTGCCACGTTCGCCGACCACGGCTTCCTCGAAGTCGAGACGCCCATGCTCCAGACGATGCACGGCGGGGCGGCGGCGCGTCCGTTCGTCACCCACTCGAACGCGTTCGACACCGAGCTGTTCCTGCGCATCGCGCCCGAGCTGTTCCTCAAGCGCGCGGCCGTGGGCGGCATCGACCATGTCTTCGAGATCAACCGCAACTTCCGCAACGAGGGCTCCGACTCCACCCACAGCCCCGAGTTCGCGATGCTCGAGGCCTACCAGGCGTACGGCGACTACACCACCATCGCCGACCTCACGCAGGAGCTCATCCAGAACGCCGCGACCGCGGTGTCCGGTTCGCACGTCGTGACCTGGGCCGACGGCACCGAGTTCGACCTCGGAGGCGACTGGGCGCGCATCTCGATGTACGACTCGCTCTCCGAGAAGGCCGGCGTCGCGATCACCCCCGAGACCTCGCTCGACGAGCTCAAGGCGCTCGCCGACAAGGAAGGCGTCGAGGTCAAGCTCCCCACCCACGGCAAGTACGTCGAGGAGCTGTGGGAGCACTTCGTGAAGGGCGAACTCGAGCGCCCCACGTTCGTCATGGACTTCCCCGTCGACACCTCGCCCCTCGTGCGCGACCACCGCACCATCCCCGGCGTCGTCGAGAAGTGGGACCTCTACGTGCGCGGCTTCGAGCTCGCCACCGGCTACTCGGAGCTCGTCGACCCCGTCATCCAGCGCGAGCGCTTCGTCGAGCAGGCGAAGCTCGCGGCGCGCGGCGACGACGAGGCGATGCGTCTGGATGAGGAGTTCCTCACCGCGATGGAGCACGGCATGCCTCCCATGGGCGGCATGGGCATGGGCATCGATCGCCTGCTCATGGCGATCACCGGCCTCGGCATCCGCGAGACGATCCTCTTCCCGCTCGTCAAGTAG